The sequence ATTATTAGCTAAGAATCCTTCGATTTTTAGTTTTTCTTGATAACTAAGGTGTTTACCTTTTTTTAAATTTATGTTATTATTGTTCATATAGATGTGTTCCTTTACTTTAATTTATTTTTTGTTTGTATTTTAAAGGTATCACATCTATATTTTTATTTCAAGTTTTTTTGGACATTTCTAATTTCTACTTACAAAAAATTTTTTTCAGAATAAAAAAAGTTGACAAATACAGCATCTTATGATAGAATTAGAAAGCTGATAAAGAATCAGTATCTGTATTACCAATACAAATTTTTATATTGGGAGGAATAAAAATGAGAGTACAAGTTATTTTAGAATGCACTGAAACAAAGTTAAGACACTATGTTACAACTAAAAACAAAAAAACTCATCCAGAAAGAATTGAGTTAAGAAAATACAATCCAGTGTTAAAAAGATATTCTCTTTATAGAGAAGTTAAATAATTAATTAAAATAGGCCAGTAGTTCAATGGTAGAGCGTCGGTCTCCAAAACCGAATGTTGTAGGTTCGAGTCCTATCTGGCCTGCCATTTTAAGAATATGGAGTTAATATATGAAAAAAGAGAAAATGAATTTATTTAATCAAATAATAGCTGAGTATAAACAAGTACAATGGCCAACTAAGGCTGAGGTGTTTCAAGTTACTATAGTAGTATTGTTAATAACTTTATTTATTTCTTTGATGATATTAATATTTGATTTTGGCTTTACAACATTTATGGATAGATTTTCAAGTATTGTAAAATCACTATTTAGTTAGGGGGCTGAAGGCTAATGATAATAGAAAATAAAGAATGTGTTAAAAAATGGTATATAATTCATACTTATTCAGGATACGAAAAAAAAGTAAAAACTGATTTAGAAAAAAGAATTATGTCAGAAAATTTAAATGATAAAGTTTTTAGAATATTAGTACCTGAAGAAAAAGTTTTTGAAGAAAAAAAAGGTAAAATGATACCAGTATTCAGAAAAATATTTCCAAGCTACGTATTAATAGAAATGTTAGCTACAAGAGAAGCAACTGAAGATTCAGTTAGTTATAGAGTAGATAGTAAAGCGTGGTATATTATTCGTAATACTAATGGTGTTACAGGATTTGTTGGTGTTGGGTCGGATCCATTACCAATGGATGAAAAAGAAGTAGAAGATATATTTAATAAAATGAGCAATGATGACTTACAAGAGAAGGTTGATTATGAAATAGGTGACTATGTTAAAACAACTGATGGTGTTGAAGGAACTGTTGAACATATAGATTATATCGCAAAACAAGTTAAAATAGTAATACAGGTAGGTAGTAGACCTACAACATTAACTTTAGGACTAAATGAAGTTACTAAATTTTAGAATTATATAGTAATAAGAGTGGGAGATTAATATTCAGTTACCACAAAGGAGGAAAATAGAAAATGGCTAAAAACAATAAAGAAGTCGTGGATAAAGTAAAATTACAATTAAGCGCTGGTAAAGCAAATCCTGCACCACCAGTAGGGTCAGCATTAGGACCAAAAGGAATTAACATTCCTGAATTCTGTAAACAATTTAATGCACAAACACAAGATAAACCTGGATTCATTATTCCAGTAGAAATTTCAATTTATGCAGATAGAAGCTTTAGCTTTGTGTTAAAAACACCACCTGCATCAGATTTATTAAAGAAAGCTGCTAAAATAGAAAGAGGAGCACAAAACTCTGTAAAAGAAGTAGCTGGAAAAATTACAAAAGCTCAATTACAAGAAATAGCTGAAACTAAAATGCCAGATTTAAACGCTGGATCTGTTGAAGCAGCTATGAACATTATTGCTGGAACAGCAAGAAGTATGGGAATTAAAATACAAGATTAATAATATGAAATTAAGTGGGAGATAAAAATTTCAATTACCACAAAGGAGGAAAAAAATAATGTCAAAAAAAGGGAAAAGATATAATGAAATTTCTCAAAAAGTAGATAAATTAAAAATCTACACACTAGAAGAAGCTTTAGAATTAGTATTTGATACAAAGAGTGCTAAATTTGTAGAAACAGTTGAATTAGCAATTAGATTAGGAGTAGATCCAAGACATGCGGATCAACAAGTTAGAGGTACAGTAATTTTACCTCATGGAACTGGTAAAACAGTTAGAATATTAGCTATTACATCAGGAGAAAACATTGATAAAGCATTAGCTGCAGGAGCAGATTTTGCTGGAGATGATGAATACATTAATAAAATTTCTGCAGGATGGATGGATTTCGATTTAGTTATCGCAACTCCAGACATGATGCCTAAATTAGGAAAATTAGGAAGAATTTTAGGGACTAAAGGATTAATGCCTAACCCTAAATCAGGAACAGTTACAACTAATGTTGCTCAAACAGTTGAAGAATTCAAAAAAGGTAAAGTTGCATTTAAAGTTGATAAATTAGGATCAATTCACTTACCAATAGGAAAAGTAAACTTTGAAAAAGAACAAATAGTTGAAAACTTTAAAGTTGCATTAGGACAAATTATTAAATTAAAACCTGCAACATCTAAAGGACAATATTTAAGAACAGTTGCTATCTCATTAACTATGGGACCTGGAATCAAAATTGATCCGTTATTAGCTGCTGGATTCTCAAGCAAATAAATAGATTATAAATAAAGAAGACTTAGGTCTTCTTTTTTTGTAAAAAAAACCTATAAACAAATGTTTATAGGTTAATATTAATTTTTTTCAAATATGTATTCTTTACTATCACTATATTCTAATTCTATATTATATTTATTGAAATGTTCATTAATGATAGTGTATATTAATGGATCTATACTTGTAGTAATTCTGCTACCATCGATATTTTTAATTTGTAAACAACTTGCACCGCAAGCATCTTTTAGTGATAATTTATATCCGTATTCAAATAATTTTTGATTAACTTCTATTATATGATCAAATATTATAGCCATTATTTTGTACCAAAAATTCTATCTCCAGCATCACCTAATCCTGGATAAATATATTTGTGTTCGTTTAGACCTTTATCTATTGAAGCTATATATAAATCAACATCGTCATGTTTATCTTTTATTGCATGTATACCTTCAGGGGCTGCTATTATTGATAATACAGATATATTTTTAACTCCTATAGATTTTAAATAATCTATAGTATAAATTATTGAACCTCCTGTAGCAAGCATTGGATCTACAATTAATACTTTACTTTCAACAACATTAGAAGGCATTTTTGCATAATAATACACAGGTTCAAATGTTTCTTCGTTTCTATATACACCTAAATGTCCAACTTTTGCATTTGGTATATGAGCAAGTAATGCATCAACCATTCCTAATCCAGCTCTTAAAATTGGTACTATAGTAACAGGCTCATCTAATACTTGAGTTGTTGTTTCTTGAATAGGTGTTGTTACAGTTACATTTTTTAATTTTAAATCTTTTGTAGCTTCGTATACCATAAGTGAAGCTATTTCATTTAAACTTTCTCTAAATAATTTAGTATCTGTTTCCACGTTTCTTAATATTGATAATTTGTGGCTTATTAGTGGATGTTTGTATTCAAATATTGCCATAATATTCCTCCTATATTGTAATTATTTTAAAAAAACAGAATTACTAAAAGAGTAATTCTGTATTATATTATAAATTGTATTTTTTCTTAAATTTATCAACTCTTCCAGTTTCATCAACAAATTTAGACTTCCCAGTATAGAATGGGTGAGAAGTAGAACTTATTGCAACTTTAACAACTGGATACTCTTGTCCTTCAAATTCAACAGTTTCTTTAGTAGCTTTAGTAGATTTACCTAAAAATCTTTCACCATTACTTGTATCTTCAAAAACTACTAATCTGTATTCTGGATGTATACCTTTTTTCATGTTACGGACTCCTTTCATAATACTTATGTAATTTATGAATATATTTTAACACTAATTTTTGTGTATAAATATACAAATGAGTAGATTAAGCGTTTAAAGCTTGAACTTTAGTAGCTAATCTTGATTTAGTTCTTGATGCAGTATTTTTTTTCATTACTCCTTTTGATACTGCTTTATCAAGTTCTTTATAAGCTACAGATAATGCTGCCTTAGCATCATCAATATTTTTAGAATCTACTGCTGCTAAAACTTTTTTAACAAAAGTTTTTACTCTACTTTTGATTGCTTGGTTTCTTAATCTATTTCTTTCACCAATAACGATTCTTTTTTTAGATGATTTAGTATGTGCCATTCTGTTTTCCTCCTTTATACACAATTTAACAAGTTATTTTAACATTTTTACAGCATAAAATCAAGTCTTTTTTTATTCTTTTTTATTTGTTATAATTTTAATAGGTGAAAATATGATTGAAAATATATATAAAGAGCTATATTCAAAGTATAGTTTTGAAGAAAGAATAAACCAAATTGAAATGTCAAAAATTATTGAAGAGGGTATTAATACTAATACTCCTGTTTTGCTTGAAGCAGAAACAGGTTCTGGGAAAACCTTAGGTTATTTAATACCATCAATAAATTATGCCTTAAAAGAAGCTAAAAATATTGTTATTTCAACTAATACTTTAAATTTACAAGATCAGATACTAAATAAGGAATTACCATTACTTAAAGAAATTTTTGGTGAAAGTATAAAGTACATTTTAATAAAAGGAAGAAACAACTATGTTTGTAAAAGAAAATTAGAAGAATTGGTTATGAATTCTAATAATAATAAATATATTGATTTGATAAATAATATTAAAAAGGCACCAAATGGTGATAGAAGCGAAATTAAATATAGGATAAATAATGAATTATGGAATTTAATAAAATCTGATAAAGATACAACCTTTGCAACTAAATGTCCATATTACAAATCATGCTATTTTTATACTATGAAAAATAAAATAGAAAATTGTAATGTTTTTGTAGTAAATCATCATATTTTAATGCTTGATCATATAATTAAACAAGAGGGTAACGCAGGTTTAATACCTAAATATGATTTGGTAGTTGTTGATGAGGCACATAATTTAGAAAATATAGTTAGGAGATATTATTCTTTAACATTTAATTTTAAAGAAGTATTTAAAAATATAGGTCAGCTATATTCAAATAAGGTAAAAGATATTGAAAGTGCAGGTATAATATCTAAGGTTTTATATAATATTTCAAATAATAATGTAGAATTTTTTATTGATGATATAAAAGAAATTTTATTAAGTAATATAGATAATATATACTACTCTTTGGTAAAATTAATGAAATATATTTCTGAAGTTTATAAAAAAATTACAATATCAGGATTATTAGCTAAAAATATTGACAAATTAGAAGTTTCAGGTATATTAGAAGAAGTTTTCGAATCAAATTTAATACTAAAAAAAGAAATTACAAGATTAGTAAACTTTTTGGAAGAAAGAGATGATTTGGATCAAAATAATTTAAGAATATTACTTTCAAATATATATAACAATTTAGATACACAATTAAATACTTTACAAGAAATTTTTGATATTAACTTTGAAAAATATATTTATTGGATAAATTTAGAAAATGATAATGTTTATTTAGTAATAAATGCAACCCCGTACAGTATTTCTAAGGAATTTGGTGAGAATTTTATAGAAAAAGTAAGGAAAATTATTATGGTTTCTGCAACATTAAGTGTTGGGAAGAGTTTTAAATATATAAAAAATAATCTTGGGATAGAGGATGCAATTGAAAAAAATATAAAATCTGATTTTGATTATAGGAATAATATGAATATATTTCTACCAGATGATATACCGCTTCCTAATGAAAAAGAATTTAATGAAGTAGCATCATCTTTTATTTTAGATTATGTAGAAAAAAATGAAGGGAAAACCTTTGTTTTATTTACGTCTTATAAAGATTTAATGTTTGTGAGTACATATCTTAAAAATAGTAGTAAAAAACTTAATGTATTAACTCAAGGTGATTTAGATAGAATGGAGTTAATAAAGAATTTTAAAGAGAATAAAAATAGCATATTACTTGGTACTGATAGTTTTTGGGAAGGTGTAGATGTACAAGGTGAAGCATTGAGTAATGTAATAATATATAAACTTCCATTTCAAGTTCCTGATGATCCTATAGTTAGTAGTATTTGTGATAGATTAAATGAGATTAAAGCTAATAGTTCTTTTATAGAATATCAATTACCTTATGCAGTACTTAAGATGAAACAAGGAGTAGGAAGATTACTTAGATCAAAATATGATAAAGGTAATATAATTATACTTGATAAAAGAATACATAAAAAAAATTATGGTAAAACTATATTAAAATCTTTACCTGATGCAAATATAGAAATTTTAGATATAAAAGATATACTTCTTAAATAGCTTTTATATTCAATATATGGTATAATATATTAATGTTATAGAGATTGAGGTATAAATATGAAGATTAATTTTTTTGGTAAAATATTACAAATTAATATAACTGATAATAATAAAGAAAAAAAGGAGTTCTTTTTAGCCAAACTTTTTAAACAAAATGTAAATAGAAGAATTTTTATGTATATATTATCAGTTGCTTTTTTCTTTATTTTTATGTTAATTAATAATAATACAACAAATTATAATGTAGGAACTTTAGCTAAAAATGACGTTATAGCTCATAAGGATGTTAGTTATACAAGGAATATATTAGATGATGAGTTGAAACAAAAAATAAAGCAAAATACTCCTCCAGAATATGATGAAATAGAGGATGTAGCAAAAAATCAATTAGATAGGTTAGACCAATTTTTACAAAATGTAAACCAAATTGACTTAAATAGTGATAATGAGATTTCAAAATTCATTAAAACATATGATTTAAATATGACTATTCATGAGATAAGGACTATAGGTATTAGTAAAAGTGTTAAATATTATTTATTTTTATCTAATGTTTTAGAAGAAATATATAGTACAGGTATAGCACATAAAAGTGACTTTAATAAGATACTTGCTGAAAAACAAATAGTATTATCGGATGAAGAAAAAAGCATATTACAAAATTTTATTGAGCCTAATTTAGAAATTAATAAATTTAAAACTTTAGCAAAAATAGAAAAAAATATGGAAAACCTTAAAAATAATGTTATTGTTATTGAAAAAGGAGACATAATATTAAAAGAAGGAACTTTAATCACGGAAGCAATTTATGATAACCTTAAAAATTTAGGTTATGTAAATAAAAGTGATGGGTTCACAAGAATGGTTGGAGAAATCATTTTATTCATAATATTATCGGGTATATTTTTCAATTATTCAGTAAGGTATTTAAAAGAAGATTTTATGTCTAAATCTTTTTATCCTATACTTTTAACTTTAATATTTAGTAATACTATATATTTATTACTATATAGTAGTAATAATTTAAAGTATATGGTTCCTTATTTATTAACCGCTATTATTGGAAGTGTACTAGTAAAAAATTCTATATTTACTATTTCTTTAATATTATTTAATTATATATTTGTTTTACAAGATATAAAATGGGGGATAGTAGTTTTATTTTTAAGTATTTTAACAATTTATATAAATAAATCAGTAACTAGTAGAAATGAAATAGTTAAAAATAGTATATATATTGGATTGATACAAAGTATAATTGTATTTTCTATTGGATTAATTTCTAATAAAGAATTTATTCAAATAATACCAACAATAGTAATATCTTTAGTATCTGGATTATTAATGGGTATTTTCTCTTTAGGTCTTTTACCATATTTTGAGAATACTTTTAAAATATTAACTGATATTAAATTGTTAGAGTTATCTAACTTTTCTAATCCATTATTAAAGAATTTATTATTAACAGCTCCTGGAACTTTCCACCACAGTTTGATGGTAGGAGCACTTTCAGAAGCTGGTGCTGAATCAATTAATGCCAATCCTATATTATGTAGAGTTGCAGCTTATTATCATGATATAGGTAAGATGAAGAGACCAGAATATTTTGTTGAAAATCAATATGGTATAGAAAATCCACATAATAATTTAAAAGCTACATTAAGTGCATTGATAATTACATCTCATACTAAGGATGGGTATATATTAGGTAAACAATATAATTTACCTGAAGAAATATTAGAAATAATATTATCTCATCATGGAACTACTTTAGTACAATATTTCTATTATAAGGCTTTAGAAAATAAAGAAGCAGTAATAGAAAGTGATTTTAGATATGAAGGCCCAAAACCAACATCTAAAGAATCTGGTATAATAATGCTTGCAGATACTATAGAAGCAGCGGTAAGGGCAAGTTTAGATAAAAGTAGTGAAAATATTGAGAAAATTGTTAGATATTTAATAAAATCAAAATTTGAAGATGGACAACTATCTGAATGTGATATGACTATGGAAGAGATAGAGAAAGTAACAAAAGCTTTCTTAAATATTATTCGTGGAATATATCATGAAAGAATACAATATAAGAAAGGAAATTAATATGTTAGATTTAGATATTAGCTTTCAAGATATTGAAAAAAAAGAATACGTAGATGAAACAAAAATATTAGAATTTTTTGAATTTGTTTTAAAAAATGAAAGAGAAGATTACAATGAAAAAGAATTATATATTTCTATATTATTAACTGATAATAGTAATATTCAAGTTATAAATAAGGAATATAGGGATAAAGACATGCCCACTGATGTTATTTCATTTGCATATAATGAAACAGAAAACTTTGGTGGTGTAGAAGTTATAGGAGATATTGTTGTTTCTTTAGATAGAGTAGAGGAACAATGTAAGGAGTATAATCATAGTGTAGTTAGAGAATTCTATTATGTTTTAGTACACGGATTACTGCATTTATTGGGTTATGATCATATAGAAGAAGTAGATAAGTTAAAAATGAGAGAAAAAGAAGAGTTATATTTATCTAAATTTAATATTACGAGGGATATATGAAAAATAACAAAGTTTCTCAAATAGATAGTTTTAATAATGCAATTAATGGTATATTACATGCAATAAGTACAGAACTACATATGAAAATACACATTTTCTTTGCAATTTTTGTCTTGATTTTAAGTTTAATTATTGATATTAGTAAATTTGAAATTATTATATTAATAATTATGATAACTTTAGTTATATTTTCTGAATTAATAAATACTGCTGTAGAAAAAATTGTAGATTTAGTTTCACCAGAATATAATGAAATTGCAAAATTTGCAAAAGATGTTGCTGCAGGTGCAGTATTGGTAAATGCAATAGGAGCTATAGGTGTTGGATATTTAATATTTTATGATAGGCTGATTTCACTATATTTTAGTGGTGATAACTTTTTTAAACTAGTAGGTAGAATAGGTAATGTAACTATGATAATATTAGCATTAGTTTCTTTATCAGTAATAATATTAAAATCGTACTTTAAAAAAGGAACATTACTTGAAGGTGGTATGCCAAGTGGACATTCCGCTATAGCATTTGCAATGTTAGCAATAGTAATGTTCTTAACAAGTAATCCTAGGATTATTACATTAGTACTTCTTATGGCATTATTAGTTGCACAAAGTAGAGTTAAATCTAAAATTCACACACTAAAAGAAGTAGTTGTAGGTGCTATTTTAGGTTTTGGAATAAGTTTTTTAGTTTTAGAAATATTATATAAATTTGGAACATTAATAAATTAGAGGAGAGATTAAAATGATTATTTTTGGACATAAAAATCCTGATACAGATACTATCTGTTCAGCAATAGTTTATTCACATTTAAAAATGGATTTAGGAGTAAAAGCAGATGCAAAAAGACTTGGTGAATTAAATGAAGAAACAAAATTTGTTTTAAATTATCTTGGTGTTGATGCGCCTGAATTAATAGATAACGTTTCAGGAGAATCTATAATTCTTGTAGACCATAATGAAAGAACTCAAACAGCGGATGGTTTTGAAGATGCTAAAGTTTTAGAAGTTATAGATCACCATAGGGTTGCAAACTTTAATGTTTCAGACCCTCTATATATGAGACTTGAACCAGTTGGATGTACAGCAACAATATTATTTGATATGTATAAAGAAAATAATATTAAACCATGTAAAAAAATAGCAGGATTAATGTTAAGTGCAATTATTTCTGACACTTTATTATTTAAATCACCAACATGTACTCCAAAAGATGTAGTTGCAGGTAAAGAATTAGCAGAAATTGCTGAACTTAATTTAGAAGAATATGGATTAGAAATGTTAAAAGCTGGTACAAATTTAAGTTCAAAATCTGAAAAAGAGTTATTAAACATGGATATGAAAGTTTTTGAAGTATCAGATGTTAAAATGGCAATAGCTCAAGTTAATTCGGTTAATGAAGAAGAAATGTTAAGTAGAAAGGAAAAATTATTAGTTGAAATGAATGAATTATTAGAAGCAAAACAATTAACTTTTGTTTTATTTGTAATAACTAATATATTAACTAATGATTCTATAGGTTTAGTTTGTGGAAATAATTTAGAAATAGTTGAAAAAGCATTTAATGAAAAAGTAAATGATAATGAAATAGTATTAAAGAAAGTTGTTTCTAGAAAAAAACAAGTTGTACCACCTTTAACTGATGCAATAAATGCAAGATAAAATATACTTGAAAAAAGTTTTTATGTATGATATAATAATTTTGAATTTATACTAAGAATATATTTTTGCCAAATATATACTTGGTTTAAATAATATATATTTAGGAGGAATTATAATGGCAATGAAACCAAAATCACAAATTATTGCAGAATTTGGAAAAGATGAAAAAGATACAGGATCAGCTAATGTACAAGTAGCAATTTTAACAGAAAGAATATCTCACTTAACTGAGCACTTAAAAGTTCATTTTAAAGATGTTCATTCAAGAGCAGGATTATTAAAATTAGTTGGTAAAAGAAGAAGATTATTAAACTATATTAAAAATAGAAACTTAGATGAATATAGAGAATTAATTGAAAGATTAGGAATAAGAAAATAATAAAAAGGAACGTAAAGTTCCTTTTTAAATTTAGTTTTTGGAGTAATAATGAGAAGAAGAATAGATTTAACAGAGGGTAGAGTAGGGTTAAATTTATTTAGACTTGCATTTCCAATAATTTTAACTTCTCTAATGTCTATTTTATATAATTTAACTGACATAAAGTTTATAAGTTACTATTTAGGAGATGATGCTGTAAGTTCAGCTACAGCAGCAAGTTTTTATATAAGTTTAAGTTATGCTTTATTATTTATAACAAAAAATAGTGTACAAATATATGTAGCACAATCCATAGGTGCAAATAGAAAAAATTCAGCTAAGAGATATGCTAGAGTTTCTTTAATTATTTCAGTTTTTTTCTCTATAGTCTATGGTTTGATTACATATATGTTTGCTGAATATTTTATAAGAATGGTTGGAGTGAAAAGTCCTCACTATTTATATCCTGCAGTAGATTTTTTAAGAATTTCAACTTTTGGTTTTATATTCTTATTTTTATCACAAAATTTATCTGCTATTATAAATGGTCAAGGAGATACTTTAGGGCCCTTTATATTTTTATCATTGGGTGTTATATTAAATATATTTTTAGATTACTTATTTTTAGGTATTTTACCTTTTGGAATAAAAGGTGCAGCAATAGCTACAGTTTTATCACAATTAATTTCAGTAATACTTTTAATTATGTATTTAAAGAGAAAAAATTCAATATTTAGAAATATGAGATTCTTTAAACTTGATGATATAAAATATTATAGAAATATAATCAGACTTGGTTTACCAAGTGGTATTAGCCAAGCGCTATTTACTTTTATTTCTATAATTATTGCAAAGATGATAGCTAATGTAGATGAAAGTATTTTAGGAGTTCAAAGATTGGGTATACAATTTGAATCATTCTCATGGAATGTTGCCGGTGGATTTGCTGCAGCAGTTGCTACATTTATTGGACATAATTATGGTGCAGGGAAATACGATAGGATATTAAAAATATATAAAGTATCGGTTATTAGTATTACAGGATTTTGTATGATATTAACAGGAATATTTGTATTTTTTGCAAGGCCTCTTTATTCAATGTTTTTTGTTGATCAGAAATTAATTGAAGAGGGTGTAAAATATTTAACTATAATTGGACTAGCACAGGTACCTCAGGGAATTGAAATAATAACTACAGGTGCTTTTAATGGAGTAGGGAAGACTAAAGAACCTAATTTAATTGGTATTATAGGAACAAGTTTAAGAATACCTATTATCATGATAACATTACCAGCTTTTGGTCTATTAGCAATATGGTGGACTATACATTTTTCTATGTTGTTTAAAGGATTAGCTTCAGTAGTAGTCTTTTTAATTGTATGGAAAAAACAATTAGAATATTTAAATATTACTGTAGAAATATAATAGGCACAGATAAATCTGTGCCTATTTTATTATTTAGCGTTATGGAATATAACGTTTGATGTTGTATATGATTTAAATCCAGGGTTATTTTTCATGAATTTAATGAAACTTT comes from Streptobacillus felis and encodes:
- a CDS encoding MATE family efflux transporter encodes the protein MRRRIDLTEGRVGLNLFRLAFPIILTSLMSILYNLTDIKFISYYLGDDAVSSATAASFYISLSYALLFITKNSVQIYVAQSIGANRKNSAKRYARVSLIISVFFSIVYGLITYMFAEYFIRMVGVKSPHYLYPAVDFLRISTFGFIFLFLSQNLSAIINGQGDTLGPFIFLSLGVILNIFLDYLFLGILPFGIKGAAIATVLSQLISVILLIMYLKRKNSIFRNMRFFKLDDIKYYRNIIRLGLPSGISQALFTFISIIIAKMIANVDESILGVQRLGIQFESFSWNVAGGFAAAVATFIGHNYGAGKYDRILKIYKVSVISITGFCMILTGIFVFFARPLYSMFFVDQKLIEEGVKYLTIIGLAQVPQGIEIITTGAFNGVGKTKEPNLIGIIGTSLRIPIIMITLPAFGLLAIWWTIHFSMLFKGLASVVVFLIVWKKQLEYLNITVEI
- a CDS encoding diacylglycerol kinase; this translates as MKNNKVSQIDSFNNAINGILHAISTELHMKIHIFFAIFVLILSLIIDISKFEIIILIIMITLVIFSELINTAVEKIVDLVSPEYNEIAKFAKDVAAGAVLVNAIGAIGVGYLIFYDRLISLYFSGDNFFKLVGRIGNVTMIILALVSLSVIILKSYFKKGTLLEGGMPSGHSAIAFAMLAIVMFLTSNPRIITLVLLMALLVAQSRVKSKIHTLKEVVVGAILGFGISFLVLEILYKFGTLIN
- the rpsO gene encoding 30S ribosomal protein S15, coding for MAMKPKSQIIAEFGKDEKDTGSANVQVAILTERISHLTEHLKVHFKDVHSRAGLLKLVGKRRRLLNYIKNRNLDEYRELIERLGIRK